The DNA region GTCGCAAAACTTAGCCCCCCGCCCGCGCCGGTCCCGGCCGACGCCGCCCTGTCGGCGGAAATCGCCAAATATGTCGGCCAGGCGGACAAGGGCGCCGCCGCTTTCGACGCCGCTTATGCGCGGGCGGACAGGGCCGTCGGCGCGGCGAAGGGCGCTTCGGTATCGAGCGACGCCTGGGTCGCGGCGCAAGTGGCGATCAGCGCGCTGGAATCCGCACGCAACGATAGCGTGTCGGCGCTCGCCAGCCTGGATACGCTCTATGTCCAGCGCAGCAACGCCCTCGCCGATGGTAAGGCGGGTGGCGGACTTGAAGATATCGACGCGGCGCGCAGCGCGGCGCTTGGGCTGGTCGATCAGCAGAACGACCGGATCGACGCGATGAAGGGGCGGTTGCCGCAGCCTTGATGCGAGCGATGGGAGCGGCCGAAGTTGGGCTTATTCCCCCTCCCGCCAGCGGGAGGGGGTTAGGGGGTGGGCAAGCGCAAGGTCGTTTTTGCCCACCCTGCTGCGACTAACTCGCTTCGCGAGCAAGTCTCGCTGCCCCTCCCGCAGGCGGGAGGGGCATGACTAGATTTCAAGCATCGACCATTCCCATAACCGCGCCATCATCCTACATCCAACCCATGCGCGCCATTCATCATATCGCCCTCATCTGTTCCGACTATGACCGCTCGAAGGTCTTTTATCGCGACATACTGGGCCTGCCGGTCATCCGCGAAGTCTGGCGCGCCGAGCGGCAGTCGTGGAAGTGCGATCTGGATACGGGCAATGCGCAGATCGAACTTTTCTCCTTCCCCGATCCCCCTGCCCGGCCCAGCCGACCGGAGGCGTGCGGACTGCGCCACTTGGCCTTCATCGTTGAGGATATCGATACTGAGGTGGCGCGGTTGGATGCGGCGGGCGTCGTTTGCGAACCGATCCGGGTCGATGACTATACCGGCCAGCGCTTCACCTTCTTCGCCGACCCCGACGGTCTGCCGCTGGAACTGTACGAGCAGGCACCGGACTGACCTATTTTGCGAAGCGCTTGAAGAAGCTGTCCGCATTCCATGTCGGCCGCTGCGCGCCGTTCGCCACCCGCAGCGTGACCGCCGTCACATAATCGTTCAGCTTCGCGCTTTCCGCGGGCATGACCGGCTGGTTCAGATCATCGAACGGCGAATGATAGATATTCGCCCGCCACGCCTTCTCCGTTTCCGCTTCCGGCGTACCCGCCTTGAACCCATATTTGAAGAAGAGCGCGGGGATGCCTTCGCGGATGAAGGCATATTGGTCAGACCGGATGAAGACGTTGCGATCCGGGAAGGGATCGGGCGTGATCGGCAGGTTCATCTGCGCGCTCACCACCGCCGCATCCTTGCCAAGTGAGCTTTGGTCGTAGCCGATCGGCGTCACGCTGGTCAGCGGGAAGATCGGCAGAGCCATATCGAAATTGAGGTCGGCGACGATGCTGGACTGCGGCACGGTCGGGCGGCGGGCGAAATAGCGCGCGCCGAGCAGTCCTTTCTCCTCCGCCGTGACGATGGCGAAGAGGATGGAGCGTTTGGGCTTCACCTTGCTGGCTTTGAGCGCACGCGCGATTTCCAGCAGGCTGGCGACGCCCGACGCATTGTCGAACGCGCCATTGTAGATGGCGTCGCCCTTGATCGGCGTGCCGACGCCATAGCCGTCGAGATGCGCCGACAGGACCACATATTCGGGCCGCAGCTTCGGATCGCTGCCGGGCAGGACCGCGACGAGGTTGGGCGATGACAGGTCGCGGTGCTGGGCGGCGACCTGCGCCTTGAAACGCAGGGCGAGCGGGAAGCTGGCGACCGGCGCGGACGCATCCGCCGCCGCCGCGATCGCGGTGAAATCCTGACCGGTGCCTGCGAAGAATTGCGCGGACTTGGCAGGGTCGAACTGCGCGCCCAGGAAAGGCGTCTGCGTTTCGCGCAGGGCGGCGTCGGCATAATAGAGCGCGGGCGCGCCCGCCAAGGCGATACGCCGGGTCCAGGGTATCTCCACTTGCTTGGGCGTCACCAGGGTGATGAGGCCGAGCGCGCCCTGCTCCGCCAGCCAATGCGCCCGTTCCGACCGGGCATGGGATTTGAGCGCGCCAGCAATGTCGGCCGGTCCGCCCGACAGGACGACGACGATCTTCCCTTTCAGGTCCAGGCCCGCAAAATCATCATGCCCGACTTCAGGCAGGTGCAGGCCGTAACCGGCAAAGACCATCGGCGCGTCGATAGTATCTGGGACCGGACCGCCGCTGCCCGAAAAGATGAGGTCGCCCGGCACGGCCAGCGCCGTTTCCCCCTGCGGTCCCACCAGCGCCGCGCGGCTGCGGTCGGACTGGACCACCTGTTCGACGAAAGCGACCGGCTGCTTGTAGCCGTCGATCCCGGCGGGTTTCAGACCCAGCGCCTTGAACTGCGCGATGACGTAATCGGCGGCGCGATCATAGCCGGGCGTGCCGGTGCCCCGCCCCTCCATGCCATCATTCGCCAGCGCCTGCACATGCGCCCACCAGCGCGCGCCCGCATCGCCCGGCTCCGCCGCATGGGCGGTGGCTGCGATCATCGACAGGAGGGGAAGGGCAAGGAGGGGAAGGCGCATCGAGAAGGGGACTCCGCAATTTCAAGAGGCTATCATGCCTGAACCGGTCCGACGAACAAGGGGCTTGGAACCGCCATCGACCATGTGTATTATCGTAACAATACACATGCAGGAGAGTGCGATGTCCCGTCCCCTTCCCTTTTTCACGCTGCTGTCGGGCGCGGCGTTGATGGCCCTGTCGGTATCCGGCTGTTCGCGCACGAGCGATTCGCCTGCCACCGATGGACCTGCCCAGACCGCGCAGGACTGGTCGGCGCTCAAGGATTTCGACGCCATCGACGCGACCGAGCCGGACGATGTCGTCGTCACCATCGGCAACGGCTTTGCGGTCAAGGCCGAGGGGGACGCCAAGGCGATCGCCAACCTCGACATCCGGGTGAAGGGCGACACGCTGATCATCGGCCGCAAAGGCAAGATGGACTGGAACTGGGGCAATGACGGCAGCAAGGGCGCAACCGTGCGCATTACGATGCCCGCGATCAAGGCCGCCACTCTCACCGGTTCGGGCAATCTGGACCTGGACCGGGCGGCGGGCGACAGCCTGGACCTGTCCCTGACCGGCGTGGGCGATGTGCGGATCGGCACGGCGACGCTCGCATCGCTGAGTGCCGACATAACCGGCACGGGATCGATCAAGATCGCGGGCACCGCCGATCGCGCCACATTGTCCATCACCGGCACGGGCGATATCGACGGGGAAGCGTTGAAGGTCGGGACGGCCGACCTGTCGGTACTGGGCACGGGTGACATCGACATTGCCTCCGACGGGAAGGTCGCTATCAGCATTACCGGGCCGGGCGACGTGACGGTGAAGGGCAAAGCGCAATGCACGACCAGCGGAACAGGACCGGGCGAGGCGCGCTGCGCGCCCTGACGATAACGGCGCTGTGCATCGCTACACCTGCCGGTGCGGCGACGCGCGGTTTTACCATCACCAGCTTCGATGCGATTCGGGTGGATGCGCCAGTGACGGTCGTGCTGACCACCGGGGCGGGCGCATCGGCGCGGGCGGATGGCGATCAGGGCGCGCTCGACCGGCTGAAGGTCGATGTGTCCGGTCGCCTGCTCATCATCAGCATGACCCGGCCGCAACCGGGCGAAAAAAGCGGCGGCGCGGCGAGATTGCGCCTGTCCACCGGCATGATCGACCGCATCTTGCTGACCGGTGGCGGGTCGGTGTCGGTCGATCGGATGAAGGGATTGCAGGGACAGATCGTGCTGGGCGGCAATGGCGACGTCAGTGTCGGCGCGGTGCAACTGGACCGGATCGACCTGATGCTGTCGGGCGGCGGCCGGGTAACGCTGGCGGGGCGCGCGGGCGTCGCCAATATCTGGGTGAACGGACCGGGCGCGCTGTCCGCCGAACCGCTGATCGTGCGGCAGGCGACGATCGGCAATGAAGGGCCGGGCAGCATTGCACTCACCGCCGATGTGGCCGCGAAAATCACGACATCGGGATCGGGCGACGTGACCATCACCGGCAAGGCGGCCTGCACCGTCGACAATCGCGGCACCGGCCGGGTGCGGTGCGGCGCCGAGGATTATTGAACGGATAGCGTGCCTTCAGCGCATGAAGGGCCAGCCGTACTTATCGAAAACTTTACCAGAGCGCCGCTAGACAGGCCGGACATATCCATAGCAGGCTGTCTTCCATGCGCTTTTCCTTTGCCCTGCCGCTTTTCGTCGCACTCGCGCTGCCGCAACCGGCCTGGGCGCAGATCGCCGTCGCCGATAGCGGCGATACCGGATGGATGATCCTGTGCGCGCTGCTGGTGCTGCTGGCGGCGCTGCCGGGGCTGGCGCTGCGCCATGCGGGGCAAGTCAATGTGCGTAATGCCTTGTCGGCGAGCGTACAGGGTATCGCGGTCGTTGCGGTCGCCGCGCTGACCTGGGCGATTGCGGGCTATAGCGTCGCTTATGCGCCGGGCAGCGCCTGGCTGGGCGGCACGGCCAATCTGATGCTCGCCAATCTGGGCCAGCTTCGCGACGGGCTGACCGTACCCGAATCGGCGTTCGTGCTGTTCCAGTTGGCGATCGCCCTGCTCGCCGCCAGCCTGCTGGTCGGCGCGGTGGCGGAGCGGACGCGGATCGGCTGGTGGCTGGGCTTCACGCCGCTATGGATCATGATGGTCTATGCGCCGGTCGTCCATGCCGTCTGGGGCGGCGGCTGGCTCGCGGACCTGGGCGTCATGGATTTTGCCGGTGGGTTGGTGTTGCACGCGACGGCGGGCTTTTCCGCCCTGGCGCTGGCCCTGATCGCAGGCGCGCGACGCGAACCGTCCGATCCGGGCCACGCGCCATTGCTCAGCCTGGCGGGCGGTGCGCTGCTGTGGGTCGGCCTGTCGGGCGTCGTGGGCGGATGGGCACTGGGCGCGACGGACGATGCCGCGACCGCCATCCTCAATCATCTCTTCGCCGCTTGCACAGGGGCGCTTGGCTGGGCATTGCTCGACCGCATAGTGAGCGGCCGGTCCAGCGCGACCGGCATTCTGTCCGGCGCGCTGGCGGG from Sphingobium sp. HWE2-09 includes:
- the gloA2 gene encoding SMU1112c/YaeR family gloxylase I-like metalloprotein, translating into MRAIHHIALICSDYDRSKVFYRDILGLPVIREVWRAERQSWKCDLDTGNAQIELFSFPDPPARPSRPEACGLRHLAFIVEDIDTEVARLDAAGVVCEPIRVDDYTGQRFTFFADPDGLPLELYEQAPD
- a CDS encoding M28 family metallopeptidase, whose protein sequence is MRLPLLALPLLSMIAATAHAAEPGDAGARWWAHVQALANDGMEGRGTGTPGYDRAADYVIAQFKALGLKPAGIDGYKQPVAFVEQVVQSDRSRAALVGPQGETALAVPGDLIFSGSGGPVPDTIDAPMVFAGYGLHLPEVGHDDFAGLDLKGKIVVVLSGGPADIAGALKSHARSERAHWLAEQGALGLITLVTPKQVEIPWTRRIALAGAPALYYADAALRETQTPFLGAQFDPAKSAQFFAGTGQDFTAIAAAADASAPVASFPLALRFKAQVAAQHRDLSSPNLVAVLPGSDPKLRPEYVVLSAHLDGYGVGTPIKGDAIYNGAFDNASGVASLLEIARALKASKVKPKRSILFAIVTAEEKGLLGARYFARRPTVPQSSIVADLNFDMALPIFPLTSVTPIGYDQSSLGKDAAVVSAQMNLPITPDPFPDRNVFIRSDQYAFIREGIPALFFKYGFKAGTPEAETEKAWRANIYHSPFDDLNQPVMPAESAKLNDYVTAVTLRVANGAQRPTWNADSFFKRFAK
- a CDS encoding head GIN domain-containing protein — translated: MSRPLPFFTLLSGAALMALSVSGCSRTSDSPATDGPAQTAQDWSALKDFDAIDATEPDDVVVTIGNGFAVKAEGDAKAIANLDIRVKGDTLIIGRKGKMDWNWGNDGSKGATVRITMPAIKAATLTGSGNLDLDRAAGDSLDLSLTGVGDVRIGTATLASLSADITGTGSIKIAGTADRATLSITGTGDIDGEALKVGTADLSVLGTGDIDIASDGKVAISITGPGDVTVKGKAQCTTSGTGPGEARCAP
- a CDS encoding GIN domain-containing protein; its protein translation is MHDQRNRTGRGALRALTITALCIATPAGAATRGFTITSFDAIRVDAPVTVVLTTGAGASARADGDQGALDRLKVDVSGRLLIISMTRPQPGEKSGGAARLRLSTGMIDRILLTGGGSVSVDRMKGLQGQIVLGGNGDVSVGAVQLDRIDLMLSGGGRVTLAGRAGVANIWVNGPGALSAEPLIVRQATIGNEGPGSIALTADVAAKITTSGSGDVTITGKAACTVDNRGTGRVRCGAEDY
- a CDS encoding ammonium transporter: MRFSFALPLFVALALPQPAWAQIAVADSGDTGWMILCALLVLLAALPGLALRHAGQVNVRNALSASVQGIAVVAVAALTWAIAGYSVAYAPGSAWLGGTANLMLANLGQLRDGLTVPESAFVLFQLAIALLAASLLVGAVAERTRIGWWLGFTPLWIMMVYAPVVHAVWGGGWLADLGVMDFAGGLVLHATAGFSALALALIAGARREPSDPGHAPLLSLAGGALLWVGLSGVVGGWALGATDDAATAILNHLFAACTGALGWALLDRIVSGRSSATGILSGALAGIAAISACAALVGTGGAMLIGVIAAFIARIGAGILSGRVDDSAGVFAIHGLGGLTGIMLLPIFVLPLMGGVGFDANISVGGALTAQAIGLVVVALWAMVGSAIAALIVSIVIPMRVAPQVEADGLDADQHGQQSWDFR